The Acropora muricata isolate sample 2 chromosome 4, ASM3666990v1, whole genome shotgun sequence genome contains the following window.
TTACTCTCGCAACGCGTGTGCATCACTTAAGCTTTTTTCAGCTCGTTCATACGCGTGCGCAATGTAGGAGAGCTTAAAGTGCCCCACCCCCGCCCCCAACctgtaaataaaattcaatattCCACCAAACGTTTCACCCACGTGATGAGAcgaccatgttggtgtacaaaacaatggcaaaatatcGCTCAaggttttgcataataatagaatcaaattcccaaaagacttttttcgctattgttctttaagttctgtacaccaacatggccgctgtgacgtcacGCGAGAACCGAGAATTAGCCAGCAAGTGGATGAGATATCTCTACGCACACTTTGATTCGTATCGAACATCTGCCTCGATTTTGAGCTAAGCCTAAGTTCTTTGCCTTAACCTTTTATGGATAGTATTTCAAGTCATGATTTCTCGCTGTTCATGGccggtgatttttttttcagacgcCAAATGACAACCTCGAAATCGCTTACATGACGCTGTCTGACTTCAAAAGTCCGGTTTACTTGGCATTCTCTTACGAAAAAAAACAAGGACCAAAACACGTAAAACTGGAGAAGTTAATCTGGCAGACGAGTTATTATGTGAATTATTCAATCGGCGTTCTTGGGAACCTGGTAAGAGAAAAACATAAAtcgtaatttttttcaacaataatGGGCATCTGAAAACCAGTATAATGATTTTTGGTTCACGCGATACTTCATAGAATACAAATTGATCCATAATTTGACGGACGTACTAAACTACAGCCACCCATAAGGTCAAATGAAAATTGGGAAAATCAGCAATCCTCTATCGATTCAAAGCACATTGATTCTGTACCATTAAAGTTGAAATGATGATGTATACTTTGATAATTTTTCAGATGAAGAAAAAAGACCTTCCTGTGCCTTCTGTCCAAAGTAGTATGTCTGAAGCTGAATTGGATCAATACTGTCGTAGACATTTGGCCAACCATAATTTAATGGTAGGTTATTTACCTGCATTAATACATTGCCACACCAATAGCTATAGATAGCCATCATTAGTATATTCTCACTTAGTGATCTTGGTGATTGAAGCAATCTCATTGATTCGTTATCTCGGCGTAATTGAACATTATtcactatcacttgactctgaagatggcttccgcacagctTGTGGAAACGTCTGTCGCACTGAACAACAGTTcgcaggactccaatcacccggatgacctttttcaatcaaggtattatTCACTCCCTTAAGGGTGAATAAATGCGTGATCCAGCCAAACCAAAActgccgcttcgcggctcggtaaatatttTGCCACTCATTCACCTCGATTTTCAAGGAAATCGTTAAATATTGCGTGTTTAGCAGTTTGATTATCACCTTCCAAAATTCCACCTTAGTTTATCTTCAAGAAATAACCCAAGGACACAAGATTCAAATTACAAATATACTCAAAAGTTGTTCCATTCGCGCTTAGTGGACAGGAAACTGAGCAATGACCGTAATCGAAAGCAACTGCAAACGAGAGAAACCATTTTGTTTTCCGCTTCTCAGCAGGTTAATAATACTAACCTGAAGGAAAAACCCCTTTATTGGAACAGTAGGGACGGAAACAGGATTCAAACTAAATTAATTTATGATTGAAGAAGTTATTTTGACCATGAAAAGACAGCCCAGAATGATGAAAAGAATTAGTCGAATTGAGGTCCGACATTCACCAATTTGTttttaggaaaaagaaaaaaacctcttaATCCGTCCTTCGGTTGATTAAAGAAGACAGGACAAAATACTGTACGCATTTCTATGCTCCTTTTACTAGAAGACTGACTATCAAATTGATAAACTTTTAATGTTTTTCACTCCTCAGAGTCATGTTATTACCGATGATGTGGTGAAGATTTATCGCAACTATGTCGTTTTGTGGAAACTGAAATATGTCCTTCCAGAACTCTCGCACTGCGTCTCGCTCGTCGGCATAGACGCCGAATCGCAAGGCGATTAAGGAAATGTATTATATAATAAGTCGTTTTAAAATTCGAAGAACTTTTCATCAAAGGAAACAAGCCCTTCCTGAATACTCAATCCGACTCAATTAGTGACAACTTATTTAATCTTCTTTCCCTCTACCGTTTTGTtatggcagttttattttttcaaaacaaggtCTGTAATTTGTATTCTTTTATCTGCTATATAAGTGCAATTTTTTGACTCTACGACGACGATTATTAATTGGAAAATCCTTTGGGTGTTTCATTTTGGAACGAAATAATATTTATCAGTGATATatttaattgacaaaaaaattattgtctCCACAAGGTTTTGAGCGTTAGCATTCACTTTATTTTAATGTActgtaaacaaaatattaagTCTTCTTAATTAAGAAGGAAGAAAGTCCATATTGAGATTTTCATATGTTACTGATATGAATCAGTGTGATAAAGTAATCTGTTTATTTCAGATAATAAGTAATGCCAAGGAAACAATGTAAACGGGTTGTTGTTAGATTAACAATAAAACGTTTGAATAACTGCCCACTAGTCCCTATTTATTGATAAGATATAGTTGTTTTGAATGTTGACTCGAAACTCATATCCGCACTTAAACGTTATGCATCACTCAATTTCAGCTGCGCCCTGCCCCCAACCCGGGCTGACCCCCgggaatttgtttttttttccctatggatggcaaattcccgGGGGTTGGGGGCTATTAAGCTGTCAAATGCCCGACAGTGGGAACCAAAgtagagggcaaatgccccTCTATACATAACGAATCGAACGCGGAAGTTACAGCTTTTTAGATAAAAGTAAAAATATGGGTTATTCACCAGCAGGGAGGTCTGTATTGGGAataactgtgcccgaggtcttaGATACCGCCCGGGGCGGTACTCAaaacagagggcacagtttttccaaATACGGACCGACATAGGCTATTGactaacatttttattttttttctgcaacaCAACAAAAGGTGTGCGAAAGACCCGGACATTTTAGGGCTGTAGTCATGGCAAGATTCGCcacaaactgaacaatttctagcgagcagatagtaataaaaatagagataatccaagttgaagaaagaggttTCACCGAAAGATTTTTACTTACGTAATAAAAAAGGTCATTTAaggtttccagacaaaattgaaacatttttaACATATGTCGATTCCTCCCGCCGAGAGAGGGCCGGATGGGAAAATTCTGCctgctcccggaaccaatcagattgcaagattTGTTGAATTCCGCCCGCTCACGCaccgagaaaaaaataaatattaaaaataagaaaacatacCTTTAAAACGTCGTGCTCTGGGGTAGGCTAATACCCGGCCCCCGGGAATCACTAAATTAGCTAAAGCCCCACACCCGGGACAGATAGGACGGGCAAATGCCCCGcagttgcccgggggggggggatgcAGCAAGAATTGGCTGATGCATTACCTTAAAATTATGGCTAAAGCTACCAAACTTCTTGGCTGCAATATCGTACGAAGTCTTGTTTCTTGTGCCAAATAGCCAAAGGCAAAACCCGAAGAGGCAACCTACAAGTCCCCGCgtaaaatgagaccatttgtaGACTTTGTACGGGGAATCAATCTCGATTCGCTCAAACCGAGCGCGCAAGGTGATATCGGTATCGTTTGCTGAGCGCGCAAAGGGTAACTAAAAAAGGGTAACACTGCATGTTCAACGCTTTTGTCACCTTCATCGTCTCTTGGAAATTCAATATACGTTGACAAGTCGAACGTCTATCAGCTTTTTCCAATATTGAAGATTGAAAAGGAACAGAACATCAATATTGTTTGTCAGTGTTGGATCTTTTAGATTCATGCTTGTTGTTGGCCCAGCAGAAGAAACCAatgattagtttctaaagaaactgtggtgctgtgtcggtggggaaGTCTAATACTAAAATTTATTATAACAACAAGCTGATGTCAAGAAGgactgacaaagggctaacgctccaaactcgagcttcgttatctcttcgcGGTTGAAATTTGACCAAATTTCCGAGTAAAAATTGCCGAGGATTTCGCCGCTATATTTCCGTTTTGCGCTCCACGAATTAAAAGGTTAAGAAGAGACTGTTTGTAACCTATTTATTAAGTATATAGCGAAATATAAAGCTAATAACACTAATATTGCGGGATCTCAGCAACAGCTTCCCCAGTTGGTATGACTGCAGTGAAGTATGAGTCAACTGTGAAACGTAAAACTGAGGTGAATATAAATATTACAGTCGACTGCAGTAGTTTAGAGCTGTAATTACGTTGTTTTTGGTAGGCTAGTCATTCTGATGATCCTCCTGCCCTTCCTTTGGTTTTGGGGAAAAGGTTTTATCTTTTCTTCAGCTCGTTCCTCAAAGATCACGTCATCCAGGGAAGGCGGGGCTTGGCAAGATCTAATCTTAGCCTTTCTAAAGGAATAGTAtactttagtatttaccaaatcagtagatagcaattttcgcgcgttttgattggctcccgtaactcggaatatccttggatattcactgtttcgcGAACGGAGAGAAGAATGGCGGGTCGTTTCACGAAAGTTTcggaagaagaaattaaaacagcattgttgtatccatctgatttggtaaatactaaaacaacttcgcgtctcggtatatatccaccactattcacctccccttcggggaatagttgtataatattagGTGTTTCCCAAACCCAGGAAGTATCATTGATGCCCTCAAAGATATTACAGATGTCCCAACGGGCAGAGGCGAATTCGGATTCTAGAGCATAAATTTCTTCTCGTTTAAAATCGTAGctgagttttgttttttgcctGCGTGAAATCCTATTAAGTTTCAAGTGATGTTGCGAAATTCCGAGATTGCGGGCGCCATTAGTTGGCACTTAAGAAGAGACAGAGGTAATGACTAGATGATGATGAGCGAGGATAAATCTCCAGCGACTCTGGTTGGAACTTTCATGATGTTTCTTAAGTTAAAATTGTGCAGGATCGATGTTTGCGAATTTAGGTTTTGAAGAATGATCAGTTGAAGGCCGCAAGTAAGGTAATATTGGTTCGTGTTTGCCATATGCCTTCACTATACAAGGAAAGCTATCGAAAACGAATCGAACGATAAGCAGTTAAGAGGTCTGTTTATCGAACCGATCAATAAAGATCAATGAGATTGAAGAGTTAGGTCAATTCATGTGGCTTTCAACAAAGAGTTTGAAGACAAATCGTGGCGTTCACGAGCACCGACTAAGATATTCAGTGAAACAAATTCGGGAACCGCCCCCTTTCCGCCCATCATCTGTTACGTTTCGCGATTTTGTAATCACGAATGTTGATGTCCTTGTTCACTGTTTGATAGCAGAGATGAG
Protein-coding sequences here:
- the LOC136915285 gene encoding uncharacterized protein; this encodes MGPQTQREQPNRKGLDSEPYKNTKQTKRKTKMEGLKVLIAVVFITTSSSLTASAPISGVSTAQHTFNYLIPKQVKGAIEEMKKLHQLINSSVSIQNSPHMIPNFNNQSCASTKTPNDNLEIAYMTLSDFKSPVYLAFSYEKKQGPKHVKLEKLIWQTSYYVNYSIGVLGNLMKKKDLPVPSVQSSMSEAELDQYCRRHLANHNLMSHVITDDVVKIYRNYVVLWKLKYVLPELSHCVSLVGIDAESQGD